From the genome of Rhizobacter sp. AJA081-3:
CGTCAGGCCGGTGGCCAGCAGCGCCGCGCCCAGCCAGAGCGCGAAGTGCGAGGGCGGGATCGCTTCGAGCTTTTCGCTGCACGCCGCCACGGACAGCAGCACCAGTGCGAAGAGCGCGAAGCGCATCACGTGGGCGCGCAGCAGCGAGCGCATGCGGCCGCGCCGCGCCGCGGTGCCGAAGCCCTTGTCGTACAGCATGAACGGCGCCAGCACCGAGCCGGCCAGTGCCGCCTGGGCCAGGTCCGGCCCCGTGCCCATCGAAATCAGCCAGTGCCCGAACAGCCAGCTGGCCAGCGAGGTCATTCCCAGCAGGCTGGCGAAGTCGCACAGCGGCAGCAGGTCGGCGGCGAGTGCAGCCGGGTTGCGCCGCGCCAGCGTCGGCCAGGTCGTCAGCGCTGCGGCGATCGGTGAGGGCTGGGAAATGTGCATCTCGGCAGATTAGGGATGGGCTGCCGCAAGGTCTGTGCGTGAACGAACTCAGTGCGCCAACGCACCGAGTGCGCTGGCGCACAGACCGGCCGCGCAGATCGCCCCAGGCTCCGCGGGTGTGGATCGGCCACCTCGGGCCGACTGCGTCTGCGACCCTTCCATGCCCGAACAGAACCCGAATCCCGTGTCCCGGCCCGGCGCCAGCACAGCGGCCGAACGGCCGCGCATCCTGCTGACTGCCACCTTGCGCTGGCCCATCGCGGCGCGCCTGGCCATGGCCTTCAGCGAACTCGGCTGCCGGGTCGAGGCGCTGTGCCCGCGCGGACATCCGGTGACACACACACGGGCCACCACGCGAGTGCACTTCCATGACGCGCTGCGGCCGTTGCGAGCGTTGCGCGCCGCGTTGCTGGAGAGCATGCCGGACCTCGTCATTCCCTGCGACGACGAGGCCGCCGTGCAATTGCATCGGCTGCATGCAGGCTGCGTCGCCACGGAGCCTGCCGACCGCGCGCTGAGTGCCCTCATCGAACGCTCGCTGGGCAACCCCGGCGCCTGTGCGCTGGCGACAACGCGCGGCCCGCTGCTGGCGCTGGCCGCGGAACTGGGCATCCGCGTGCCGCACACCACCGCCGCGGCCACAGCGCAGGCGCTGGACGCCTGGCTGGCACGCCACGCGCTGCCGGCGGTGATCAAGATCGACGGCAGCTGGGGCGGCCGCGGCGTGGCGATCACGCACAGCCGCGACGAGGCCCACGACGCCTTCACGCGGCTGTCGAGCCGCCCTGCCCTGCGCCACGCGCTGGCACGGGCGCTGCTCGACCGCGACCTCGCGCCGCTGCGCAGTTCGCTGCGCCACGACGCGCCCCCGGTCACGCTGCAGGACCACGTCAGCGGCCATCCTGCGAACCGCGCGGTGGCCTGCTGGAACGGCCAGGTGCTGGCGGGCACCAGCGTGGAGGCCCTGTGCACGCAGCAGGCCACCGGGCCGGCGACCGTGGTGCGCGTGATCGACAACGCCGAGATGGACGAAGCCGTGCGCCGCCTCGTCCAGCGGCTCGGCCTCACGGGCCTGTGGGGCGTGGACTTCGTCATCGAGGCGGCCACCGGCGCGGCCTTCCTGATCGAGGTGAACCCGCGCGCCACGCCGATCACGCACCTCGCGCTCGGGCCGGGCCGCGATCTGCCGGCCGCACTGCTCTCGGCGCTGGGAGGCCTGAACGCCCGCGCGCCGCGCGAGCCCATCGGGCGGGACCTGATCGCCCTGTTTCCCGGCGAATGGCAGCGCGATCTGGCCAGCGAACACCTGCAGCGGGCCCACCACGATATCCCCTGGACCGAGCCTGCTCTCGTGCGCGACGGGCTGCTGCGGCCCTGGGCCGAGCGCGGCTGGGTGGCGCGATCGTGGGCGCGCCTGCGCGCCAGCCCCCGGCGTGCCGCGCCCACTCCACCGTGCGCCAGCGAACAGACCCCGACCGACTGCAGCCACTACAACCCAATGTCGCCGCACGTGCGCAAGGGCATGAAATGAACGATCTACCGCTGGTATCCCAAGAGCGACGCATGTCGGTCGCGCCGCCGCTCGTGCCGCTGGCCTATGTGCACCCCGGCGTGTCGATGCCGCAGCTGTTCTCCATCCTGTGGGCGTACCGCAAGCTGAGCCTGCTGATCATCGTGCTGGTGCTCTCGCTCACCGCCGTGGCGATGGCGCTGTGGCCGCGCACCTACACCGCCACCGTGGCGCTGATGGTGAACTACGAGGTCAACGACCCGCTCAACGGCAAGGAACTGCCGATCGGCCAGGTCGGCAGCTTCATCGCCACCCAGGTGGAGCTGATGCAGACCCCGGAGGTGCTGCTGTCGGTGGTCGACCGGCTCAAGCTCACCGACAACGCCGACTACACGCGCGGCTACCAACCCGAGAACGGCACGCTGCGCGACTGGGCCGCATCGCGGCTGGCGCGCACGCTGGCGGTGTTCCAGAGCCAGCGCGGCAGCCAGCTCATCTACGTGACCTACTCGTCGGACGACGCCGCCGAATCGGCGCGGGTCGCCAACGCGGTGGCCGACATCTACAAGGAGCAGGACCTGCAACGTGCCGCCGCAGGCCCGGGCGAACGCGCGCGCCGTTATGCGCAGCAGCTCGAGGAGCTCAAGCTCAAGACCGAGCAGGCCCAGGTGGCGCTCAGCGCCTTCCACCAGCGCAACGGCCTGATCGACGAAGGCGACAAGAGCACGGTCGACGTGGTGCTGCTGACCACGCTCGACGAGCGTCTGCTCGCCGCGCAGAACGTGCGCCGTGCCGCCGAGGCCCGCGCCGCGCAGAACCAGGCCACCAGCGAGCAGGTGCTGGTGTCGCCGCAGACGCAGCAGCTCAAGGCGCAGCTGGCCGCGCAGGAATTGCGCCTGGGCCAGCTGAATCGGCAGTACACGCCGCTGCACCCCGACATCCAGGAAGCGCAGATCCAGGTGGAGGCGACGCGGCGCGCGCTGGCCGCCAACACGAAGAGCTACACCGACAACGCCGCCGCCGGCGTGGGCATGGCCGCGCGCGTCGAGCAGGGCATCGCCGCCGCTGCCGTGGAGCAGCGCGGCCGCGTGCTCGCCAAGAGCCTGCTGCAGGACGAAGCGGCCAAGTACCGGCTCGAGCTGGCCTCGGCACAGACCGTCTACAAGCGCGCGCTCGACAGCTACGACCAGATCATGTTCGCCGCCAACAGCCGGCAGACCAACGTGAGCCTGGTCAGCCGCGCCACGCCGCCGGTGCGCGCGAGCAAGCCGCGGGTGATCGTCGGCTGGCTGCTCGGCCTGATGGCCGCGGGCGGGCTCGGCTTCGGCATCCCGCTGGTGTGGGAGCGCTTCAACCGCCGCGTGCGCTGCCGCGACGACATCGAACGCCAGTACGGCGTGCCGGTGCTCGTGGAATTCGGCCGGCTGCCGATGCGGGTGGCTGTATGAGCACCCCCATGGCGCGCCGCGCCGAACTCCCCCCTTTCAACGAACGAGCGACGGACGCAGAACCGATGGCGCGCATGCGCTCCGAGATCAAGCAGGTCGAGCCGCTGGTGCAGCCCGACGAGCGCCTGATCATGGCGCACGACCCCTGCGACCCGCGCTGCGAGAAGATCCGCGCGCTGCGCACCGAGTTGCTGCTGCGCCGCGAGTCGCCCGAGCGGGCCGACATGGTGGCGCTGCTCAGCCCCTGCGGCGGCGAAGGCCGCTCGCTGCTGGCTGCCGAGCTGGCCATCGCGTTCGCGCAGACCGGCCACCCGACGCTGCTGGTCGATGCCGACCTGCGCCGCCCGCAGCAACACGTGTTGTTCGGCGCGCGCAACCGCCACGGCCTGGCGCAGGCCATCGCCCGCGGCGATGCGCCGCAGGTGCAGAGCGTGCACGGCCTGCCGCGCATGTCGCTGCTGACCGCCGGCGTGGTGCCGGGCGATGCGCTCGAGCTGCTGTCGAGCCGGCGCTTCGCCGACCTGATCGAGGCCTGGCGAGACGAGTACGAATTCGTCGTCTTCGACACCCCGCCGGTCGGCCGCTTCTCCGATGGCCTGGCGGTGGCGCGCATGGTCGGCCGCGTGCTCGCGCTCAGCCGCGCGCAGCACACGCCGCGCAAGGACATGCAGGACATGCTGCGCCGGCTCACGGCCACGCGCTCGCAGACCCTCGGCGCCGTCGTCAGCCACTTCTGAGCGCGGCCCGGCCATGATCTCCGCGCCGTCGCATCCGGGCACTCCTGCCTGGGCGATCGACGATCGCCATTCGACCGCGCTGGCGGCGATGGTGTGGGTGCTCATCGTGCTGATGATCGTGCCCGAGGGACTCGACTACGCGGGCCTGGCCGGCGCCGGCGCCCCCTCCGCCGCGGGGGCGGTGAGCCGTGCGCTGTGGCTGGCGTTGCTGGGCACCTCGGCGCTGGTGATCGCCTGGCGCGCCGGCCTGGCCTGGCTGCTGGCCGGCACGCTCAACCCCTTCCTGCTGATCCTGGTGGCGCTGGCGCTGGCCAGCCTGGCCTGGTCGATCGACGCCTCGCTGAGCGCACGGCGCCTGGCCCGCATGGTCACCATCGTCGGCACCGGCATCGCCTTCGTGCTGATGGCCTGGCATGCGCGGCGGCTGCAGGAGGTGGTGCGCCCCGTGCTCACGCTGATGCTGCTGGGCTCGCTGGTCTTCGGGATCCTGTTTCCCGCGCTGGCCATCCACCAGGAGGTCGCCGCCGAGTTGCAAGGCGCGTGGCGCGGGCTGGCGAACCACAAGAACGGCCTGGGCGCACTGGCCTGCTTCGGGGTGATCTTCTGGTGCCACGGCTGGCTCAGCGGCGAAGTGCGCACGCCGGCGGCGCTGTTCGGTGTCGGTGTCTCGGCGGCCTGCCTCGTGCTGTCGCGCAGCTCCACCTCGATGGCCGCCACGGTGTTCGTGGTGCTCTTCATGGCCGCCGCACTGCGTGGGCCGGTCGCGCTGCGCCGCTGGCTGCCCACCGGCGTGGTGCTGCTGACGGCGCTGCTGCTGCTCTATGCGCTGGCCATCCTCGGCCTGATCCCCGGGCTGGGCACGCTGCTGGCCTCGCTGGCCGGCCTCACCGGCAAGGACACCACGCTCACCGGCCGCACCGAGATCTGGTGGATCCTGGCCGAGCACATCGAGCTGCGGCCCTTCTTCGGCTCGGGCTACGCCGCCTACTGGACGGCCGGGCCGATGCTGGGCACCGAGTCGCACGAGTTCGTGCGTCGCATGCAGGGCTTCTACCCGGGCTCGGCACACAACGGCTACCTGGAGATCGTCAACGACCTGGGCTGGGTGGGCCTGGCGGCGCTGCTCGGCTACGCGGCGATGCACGTGCGCCAGTCGCTGCAACTGCTGCGCCCGGAGCGATCGCAGGCCGTGCTCTATATCGCGCTCTTCTTCCAGCAGGCGATCACCAACCTGTCGGAGTCGCACTGGTTCAGCGTGCTCAGCGTGGACTTCGTGATCATGACGCTGGCCAGCACGGCGCTGGCACGCAGCCTGCTCGAGCACCGGCTGCGCGGCGCGTTCGGCGATCCGGTCCCACAGGCATGGCGGGCGGGCACCGCATGAGCACGACGGGCAAGGACACGCCGAACAGCGGCGACGCACCGGCCACGATTCCCGGCCTGGACGGCATCCGCGCGCTGGCCGTGGCGCTGGTGTTCTTCGCGCACAGCGGCCTCGAGAGTGTCATCCCCGGCGGGCTGGGCGTGACGGTCTTCTTCGTGCTCAGCGGCTTCCTGATCACCACGCTGATGCGCCAGGAGCACGCACGCACCGGCCGGCTCGACTTCCGCGGCTTCTACCTGCGCCGGCTGCTGCGGCTGATGCCGCCGCTGGTGGTCGTGATCATGATCGCCGCCGCGCTCGCCGCACTCGGCGTGATCGACGGCGCCTTCACGCCGGGCGGCTTCGCCGCAGCCTTGTTCTACCTCGGCAACTACTTCGTCATCGCGCAGGATTTCCACGGCCTGCCCGCGGGGCTCGGCGTGATCTGGTCGCTGGCCATCGAGGAGCACTTCTACCTCTTCTACCCGCCGCTGGCCCTGCTGCTGCTGCGCGCGCGCAGCACCGGCGGCGGGGCGCTGGTGCTGGCCGGGCTTTGCGTGGCAGTGCTCGCCTGGCGGATCTGGCTGGTGCGCCAGGGCATGTCGGTCGAGTACCTGACGATGGCCACCGACACGCGCGTCGATGCGATCCTGGTCGGCTGCCTGCTCGCGCTGTGGCGCAACCCCTGGCTGGCGCCGCAGCCCATGCACAGCGCGCCGGGCCGGGTGCTGCGCGAGCGTGTGGTCGTCGGGCTGTGCCTGGCCACGCTGCTGCTCACCTTCGTCTGGCGCGACGAGGCCTTTCGCCAGACGGCGCGCTACACGCTGCAGAGCCTGGCGATCGCCGGGCTGCTGCATGCCGCCGTGGCACGTGCCGGCAGCCGGGCGTGGCGCTGGCTCAATGCGCGGCCGCTGGTCTACCTCGGTTCGATCTCGTACACGGTGTACCTGTCGCACCACGTCATCCTGCTCGGGCTGGCCAAGCATGCGCCGCAGTGGGGCTGGCTCGGCCTGACCGTGGGCGGCGCGCTGCTCACGCTGGCCGTGGCCGAGCCGATGCGCCGCTGGGTCGAGGCGCCTTGCGCCGCGCTGCGCCGCCGCCTGCACCGCGAGCGGCTGGCGCGCCAGGCACCGCCGGCCCTGCATCTGGTGGGTACGCCATGAGCGCGCCGGGCCGCTCCCAAGCGCTCATCCCGGAGCGCGCAGCGCGGAGGGTGGTCCAGTGAGCCTGGCCTACGTGGCCACTCGCCACGACGTCTCGCCCGAGGCGGCGCTCGGCGCCATCCTCGACCATCGCGGCCCGATCCTGCTCGACCTCGACGAGACGCTGTACCTGCGCAACTCGACCGAGGACTTCATCGACTCGGCGCGCCCGCGCCTGCCGGCGCTGCTGCTGATGCGCGCGCTCGATCTCGTCAAGCCGTGGCGCTGGACGGGCGGCGAGCCGACGCGCGACGTCTGGCGCGTGCGGGTGGTGTCGGCCTGCTTCCCGTGGACGGCTCGGCACTGGCGGCAACGCGTGGCCGACCTCGCCCGCGGCTTCACCAACCTGCGCCTGATGGAGGCGCTGCGCGCACCGGGCACCACC
Proteins encoded in this window:
- a CDS encoding ATP-grasp domain-containing protein, which codes for MPEQNPNPVSRPGASTAAERPRILLTATLRWPIAARLAMAFSELGCRVEALCPRGHPVTHTRATTRVHFHDALRPLRALRAALLESMPDLVIPCDDEAAVQLHRLHAGCVATEPADRALSALIERSLGNPGACALATTRGPLLALAAELGIRVPHTTAAATAQALDAWLARHALPAVIKIDGSWGGRGVAITHSRDEAHDAFTRLSSRPALRHALARALLDRDLAPLRSSLRHDAPPVTLQDHVSGHPANRAVACWNGQVLAGTSVEALCTQQATGPATVVRVIDNAEMDEAVRRLVQRLGLTGLWGVDFVIEAATGAAFLIEVNPRATPITHLALGPGRDLPAALLSALGGLNARAPREPIGRDLIALFPGEWQRDLASEHLQRAHHDIPWTEPALVRDGLLRPWAERGWVARSWARLRASPRRAAPTPPCASEQTPTDCSHYNPMSPHVRKGMK
- a CDS encoding Wzz/FepE/Etk N-terminal domain-containing protein, which translates into the protein MSVAPPLVPLAYVHPGVSMPQLFSILWAYRKLSLLIIVLVLSLTAVAMALWPRTYTATVALMVNYEVNDPLNGKELPIGQVGSFIATQVELMQTPEVLLSVVDRLKLTDNADYTRGYQPENGTLRDWAASRLARTLAVFQSQRGSQLIYVTYSSDDAAESARVANAVADIYKEQDLQRAAAGPGERARRYAQQLEELKLKTEQAQVALSAFHQRNGLIDEGDKSTVDVVLLTTLDERLLAAQNVRRAAEARAAQNQATSEQVLVSPQTQQLKAQLAAQELRLGQLNRQYTPLHPDIQEAQIQVEATRRALAANTKSYTDNAAAGVGMAARVEQGIAAAAVEQRGRVLAKSLLQDEAAKYRLELASAQTVYKRALDSYDQIMFAANSRQTNVSLVSRATPPVRASKPRVIVGWLLGLMAAGGLGFGIPLVWERFNRRVRCRDDIERQYGVPVLVEFGRLPMRVAV
- a CDS encoding CpsD/CapB family tyrosine-protein kinase translates to MRSEIKQVEPLVQPDERLIMAHDPCDPRCEKIRALRTELLLRRESPERADMVALLSPCGGEGRSLLAAELAIAFAQTGHPTLLVDADLRRPQQHVLFGARNRHGLAQAIARGDAPQVQSVHGLPRMSLLTAGVVPGDALELLSSRRFADLIEAWRDEYEFVVFDTPPVGRFSDGLAVARMVGRVLALSRAQHTPRKDMQDMLRRLTATRSQTLGAVVSHF
- a CDS encoding O-antigen ligase, with product MISAPSHPGTPAWAIDDRHSTALAAMVWVLIVLMIVPEGLDYAGLAGAGAPSAAGAVSRALWLALLGTSALVIAWRAGLAWLLAGTLNPFLLILVALALASLAWSIDASLSARRLARMVTIVGTGIAFVLMAWHARRLQEVVRPVLTLMLLGSLVFGILFPALAIHQEVAAELQGAWRGLANHKNGLGALACFGVIFWCHGWLSGEVRTPAALFGVGVSAACLVLSRSSTSMAATVFVVLFMAAALRGPVALRRWLPTGVVLLTALLLLYALAILGLIPGLGTLLASLAGLTGKDTTLTGRTEIWWILAEHIELRPFFGSGYAAYWTAGPMLGTESHEFVRRMQGFYPGSAHNGYLEIVNDLGWVGLAALLGYAAMHVRQSLQLLRPERSQAVLYIALFFQQAITNLSESHWFSVLSVDFVIMTLASTALARSLLEHRLRGAFGDPVPQAWRAGTA
- a CDS encoding acyltransferase; translated protein: MSTTGKDTPNSGDAPATIPGLDGIRALAVALVFFAHSGLESVIPGGLGVTVFFVLSGFLITTLMRQEHARTGRLDFRGFYLRRLLRLMPPLVVVIMIAAALAALGVIDGAFTPGGFAAALFYLGNYFVIAQDFHGLPAGLGVIWSLAIEEHFYLFYPPLALLLLRARSTGGGALVLAGLCVAVLAWRIWLVRQGMSVEYLTMATDTRVDAILVGCLLALWRNPWLAPQPMHSAPGRVLRERVVVGLCLATLLLTFVWRDEAFRQTARYTLQSLAIAGLLHAAVARAGSRAWRWLNARPLVYLGSISYTVYLSHHVILLGLAKHAPQWGWLGLTVGGALLTLAVAEPMRRWVEAPCAALRRRLHRERLARQAPPALHLVGTP